The sequence TCGTCACCTTGTCGCCTTCGCGGCCGGCCAGCGGGCTGTCATTTACGGCAAAGCGCATCGCCAGCGTCGGCGGATCGATCGGCTGCGCTTCGATGGCTTCCTTTACGGAAGGATCGGCAATGGTATTGGCCACCGTCGCCGCTTCAAGCCCGGCAAGCGCGATGATGTCACCCGCCTGCGCGCTCTCGACAGGAACTCGTTCCAGCCCGTCAAAGGCCAGCAGCTTGGTCGCACGGCCGGTTTCGATCACCTTGCCATCGCCATCGATGGCGTGGATCGGATCGTTGACCTTGATCGTGCCTGACTGGACGCGGCCGGTCAGCACGCGGCCCATGAAATTGTCGCGGTCCAGCAGCGTGGCGAGGAACGAGAACGGCCCGGAAGGATCGAGGCCGGGGGCGGGTACGTGGGTGGTGATCAGCTTGAACAAAGGCTCCAGCGTGCCATCGCGCACGGAATCTTCCTCCGCCGCATAGCCATCGCGGCCGCTGGCGTAGAGCACCGGGAAATCGAGCTGTTCGTCATTCGCTTCCAGGCTGACGAACAGGTCGAAACATTCGTCCAGCACTTCTTGCGGGCGGGCATCGGGGCGGTCGATCTTGTTGACGACCACGATCGGCTTCAAGCCCAGCGCCAGTGCCTTGCCGGTGACGAACTTGGTCTGCGGCATGGGGCCTTCCGCGCTGTCCACCAGCAGGATGACGCCATCGACCATGTTCAGGATCCGCTCGACCTCGGCGCCGAAATCGGCGTGGCCCGGCGTATCGACGATATTGATCCGCGTGGTGTCGGTTTCGCCTTCGGGCGCCCACTCCACGCTGGTGCATTTCGCAAGGATGGTAATCCCGCGTTCCTTTTCCAGATCGCCCGAATCCATCGCGCGTTCTTCGACGCGCTGATTCTCGCGGAAGGTGCCGGACTGGCGAAACAGCTGGTCCACCAGCGTGGTCTTGCCGTGGTCGACGTGGGCGATAATCGCGATATTGCGCAGGTTACGTGGCGCGGACATGCGGGGAGACTTTCGGAAAAAAATGGTCGGATCGAAGATCGCGGTATGAGGGGCAGCATATCATGCTGCATCTGCGAAGGGCGCATCTAGGCGTATTTGCGCCTCGCGACAAGAGTGGATGGAGAATGTGTATTCCGTAACGGAAACACCGTTTGCGGGACGTTTGAGAGCATTGTAATTACCGGAAGTTTGCTGTGGCAATCGCGCAACATATAGGCCGGAAACCCCCATTATTGCGACATTTCGGTAGGCAATGCGGGCGCCTCAACCTAGTGCGAACGGCGAGCCGGCCCGGCAATGATCGCGCCGCCAGAGGGATACATGGAGAGGGACGACCATCCTATGACACGCACCACCAATATATTTGCAAACTCCAGCCGTGCCGCCTTGCTGGCCGGTGTGGCCGCATTCACCCTGCCGACCGCTGCTATGGCGCAACACGGCCAGGAAGTTGCCGAGCCTGACGCCGACCAGATGGCGCTGGAAACCGAACAGCAGGACACCGGCAACATCATCGTGGTGACCGCTTCAAAGCGTGAAACCACGCTGCAGGAAACGCCGATTTCGGTGTCCGTGACTTCGGGCGAGACGATTGAGCAGGCGCAAATCCGCGATCTCAACGATCTGCAGACCGTTGCGCCGTCGCTGCGGGTGAACCAGCTGCAAAGCTCGGCCAACACCAACTTCATCATTCGCGGCTTCGGTAACGGTGCCAACAATGCCGGTATCGAACCCTCGGTCGGCGTGTTCATCGACGGCGTGTATCGTTCGCGCTCTGCTGCGCAAATCGGCGATCTTGCCAATGTGCAGCGCATCGAAGTTCTGCGCGGTCCGCAATCGACATTGTTCGGCAAGAACGCATCTGCAGGCGTCATCTCGGTCATCACCCGCGAACCGCAGTTCGACTTCGGCGGCCAGATCGAAGTGAGCTACGGCAATTACAATGCGATCGTGGTGAAAGCCGACGTAACCGGCCCGATCACCGACACGATCGCCGTGTCGATCGACGGGAATTACAACAAGCGCGATGGCTATGTCGATGTCATCAACCTCGGCACGGAAATCAACGAACGTGACCGTTATAGCGTGCGCGGCCAGATCCTGTTCGAGCCCAATTCCGACTTCAAGGTTCGCGTCATCGGCGATTATTCGAAGATCGACGAGCTGTGCTGCTTCGCCGGCAATATCGTGGCCGGGCCGACCGTTCCCGCCATTTTCGGCGTGGGCGGGGCAATCGATCCTGAGAACATCGAGAGCTTCGATGCTTTCCTGAACATCCCGCCAGTAAACGACATCGACAGCTATGGCGGCTCGGTCCAGATGGATTACCAGGCCGGTGCTATCGGGATCACCTCGATCACCGCTTACCGCGAAGTCGAATCATTCAACCAGCAGGATGTCGATTTCTCCAGCGCGGATATCGTCAACCAGATCACCGACCAGAAGATCGAAACCTTCACTCAGGAACTTCGCTTCGCTTCCGATTTCGACGGTCCGTTCAACTTCCTGCTCGGCGGATATTACTTCAACGAAGATATCGCGCAGACCGGTTCGCTTCAAACCGGCGCGGTTGCACGTCCATTCTTCGAATTGCTGGCGGGCGGAATAGGCACATTCTCTGGCGTGGAAGCCGGGCTGGGCTTGCCGCAGAACAGCATTTTCGCTCCTGGACCACTCTCGAACGAAGCTTACACGTTGAATAACGAAGCGTTCTCGATCTTCGGCACGGTAGACTTCGAAGTGACCGATCGTCTGACGTTGACGGGCGGCTTCAACTATACCGATGATCAGAAGGACTTCACGGCGAACGTCACGCAGTTCGATCCACTCGGTATGGTCAATCTGGTGGACGCGTTCATCATCGGGGCGACCGGTGGTACAGTCACCAGCCGGGCAGCTTTCCAGGCCTTGCCCGCTGCCAACCAGGCAGGTTTGCTGGCGGCTGCGACCAACCCTGCGATCAACCCGCTGCTGCCGCTGTCCGCTTTCCAGTTCCAGCCGCCGTTCCTCAATATTCCCAACGCAGTAGAGGATGGCCGGACTTCGGATAGCGACTGGTCCTATGTCGGACGCGTATCGTATGAATTCAGCCCGATGGTGAATATTTATGCGTCCTACGCAACCGGCTTCAAAGCCTCTTCGATCAACCTGTCGCGCGACTCCCGTCCGCTTCCTTCGGACTTTACCCCAGGCCCAGGCCTTAGCGCATTTGCCGCACCGTCTTCGCCGGTGACCGATGCGGGGATCGCCACGGCGAACCTCAACACCGGCACACGCTTCGCCGGTCCGGAAGAGGCCGAAGTGTATGAGCTTGGCCTGAAGGTCCAGCTCGACCGGGTAGGCTTCAATATCGCGCTGTTCGATCAGACATTGGAGGGTTTCCAGTCGAACATCTTTACAGGTACAGGCTTCGCCTTGGCCAATGCGGGCGAACAATCGACCAAGGGTGTGGAGTTCGATGCCACGGTCAATCCGGTCGATCCGCTCGTGCTGACCTTTGCGCTGACCTACCTCGATCCGATTTTCGACGATTTCCCCAATTCATCGGTCGGCGACCTTACCGGCCAGCGTCCTTCGGGAATTCCGGAATATTCGATCTCGACATCGGCTGTTTACACGCACGAGTTCGGCCTCACCGGCAATCGCCTGATCGGCCGCGTCGACTACAATCACGAAAGCAATGTGAACATTACCAACGGCCTGCCCGCTTTCGGTCCCGCTGCCGAGCAGCTGTTCCGCCGCGAGGTCAATCTGGTGAACGCATCGCTTACGCTGGCGCTCGATAACGGTATCGAAGCCGGGGTATGGGGCCGTAACCTCACCAATGACCGTTTCCTGACCACCGTGTTCGACGGTGTTGCCCAGGCAGGAACGGTATCCGGCTATCTCAACCAGCCGCGGACTTATGGCGGCACGGTGCGGTTCAAGTTCTGACCAAAGGTTCTTTGCGAACACAAAGAAGGGGGCCGCGTTGCGGTCCCCTTTTTTTGTTGCCTTCTCCGGATCGTTGGGTGATTATCCGGCGAGGGTGAAAAAGGGGGTTTTAAAATGACTTACGCCGGTTTCTGGATGCGTGTGGGCGCGTACATTATAGATGCGATCATCTTGAATATTGTCGCTGCGGTGCTCGGATTTATTCTCGGCATTGGAGTTGGCGCGGCCGGCGGGGGCGAAGATGCCGGCGGGATTATCGGTGGCGTATTCGGGGTGGTTCTCAGCTGGATTTATTTTGCCGCCATGGAAAGCTCGCAGAAGCAGGCGACGCTGGGCAAAATGGCCTTGGGGATCGTGGTCACAGACGAAGCTGGCGGTCAGATTTCATTCTTGAGAGCCACCGGACGCTATTTCGCCAAAATCCTGTCTGCATTGATCCTCCTGATCGGTTTCATCATGGTGGCCTTTACCGAACGCAAACAAGGCCTGCATGACATGCTTGCCAGTACATTGGTCGTGAAAGGCCAGCCGGGGATGGTCGGCACGGATCCGAGCGTCTTTTCCTGAGTAGGCTTTGCTGCCGGGGCAGCTGTCGCAGTTGTCCCGGCCCAGGATTGGATTAGAATGCGCTGGATGCTGACGCCGCTGCGACGATACGCCGATTTCACCGGTCTCTCCCAGCGCATCTGTATCGAAGGAACACGCGGACCAAACCGCTTTGGGGATAATCCCAAGGGCGAAAACGCCGCCTTGGTGTTCGAGTGAGCGCAGAAGTCCTTCCGAGCAAAAACGCGGTCTGGCGTTGGATGGTGCTGCCTCTGCGCCGCTATGCCAGATTCACCGGGCGCAGCGGCCGCCGCGAATTCTGGTGGTTCAGCGCCATGCAGTTCGCTGTTTATATAGTGCTGGGCCTCGGCGGCTTCGGCGCAATTATCGGCCCAGGTTTCAGCAATAGCGGCACCGGAGTGGACGGAATTGCCGGGCGCGAAATAATTGGCATTGTCGGCATCGTGGGTGCCGGCTTGTTCTATATTGCGATGTTCGTGCCGACGCTGGCCGTCACTATCCGCCGCCTGCACGATCTCGGTATATCGGGCTGGGTGGCAGTGCCATTATATCTGGCAGGTTGGTTCCTGTCATTCCTGGGCTGGATTGCTTATGCGGTGGTTATGGCATTGCCAAGCCAGCAAAAGGCGAACCAATACGGCCCGCCCCTGGGTGAAGATGCCGTGGCAAAGATCTTCGATTAGACCATTGTTGGAAATGTCGGGCAGGGAACTTACAGCGCCCTCAACGCTTGCGCCGGTTTCGCCTTGAGCAGCGACAGCGATCCACCGAGCGCAAACGCCACGACAAGTAGCAATCCGCCGCCGAGTACGGCGAACACTTCGCCCCAATCGGGAAGCCAGTCGAATTCGAACAGTTGGACCACCACCAGCCAGGCCAGCCCGCTGCCCAGTGCCAGTGCGACCACGCCCAGCACCAGCGCCAATACGCCATATTCGAACAATTGCATGGCCAGCACTTGCCGCCTGCTCGCCCCCAGCACGCGCAGCACTACCGTATCGTAAGTCCGTGCCGCCCGCGCCGCGGCAATTGCGCCGAGCAACACGGCAAGGCCTGCCAACACCGCGATCGAAGCCGCCGCCAGCGTGGCTAGCCCGACCTGCCCAAGAATAATGCGAGCTTCGGTCAGGATTTGCCCGACTTCGATTACCGAGCTGGACGGAAAAGCCTGCACTACATTTCGCAGTAATCCGCTGGCGCTGGACCCTTCGGGCAAATCGACCGTCGCGGCGAGGTTGTGCGGGGCATCTTGCAGCGCGTTGGGCGAGAATACGAACACATAGTTGAAGCTCATATTCTCCCAGTCCAGCCGCCGCAGATTGGAAACCGTGGCGGTTCGTTCGACTCCCAGCAGGCCGATCGTGATGGCATCGCCGATTTCCAGCCCGGCAGCTTCGGCAAATTCCTCGTCCAGCGAAACCAGCGGATCGCCCGTATAATCCGCGCCCCACCATTCGCCCTGGGTCACCGTGTTACCCTCGGGCACATCCTCGGCATAGGTCAGCCCACGCTCACCGCGCAGCGCCCACGCGCCGTCCGGCAAATCTTCGAGATCGGCGGTGCGGGTCATGTTGGCAGGATCGCCGAAAGCCAGTACGCTGCCGCGCAATGCGGGCACGGTTCGGATGACTGCCCCCGGAGCTTGCTGAGCGACCGTTTCACGGAATTCGTCCGCCCGGTCGCGCGGTATGTCGAGCACGAAATAGTCGGGCGCTTCGGCGGGCACACGCTGCTGGATATTACCATCGATGCTCGACTGGATTGCGGCCAGCAGCACGAAAGCGGACAGGCCGAAGCCCAGCGCGGTAACCAGGGCGGTCAGCGAACTGCCCGGGCGGTGCAGATTGGCCAGCGCATTGCGCCACAGCGGATCGCGCGGCTTGGGCGCGCGCCGGGCGAGGGCGCGGATGGCATATCCCAGCGCGGTCAGCAGTCCAAGCACCACGGCGGCTCCAACCAGAAAGAGGCCCGCTAGCTGCGGTTGCCGCGAGGTCAGCAGCGCCAGCGCCACGATCCCAACCAGCCCCAACGATACCCAGGCAATCGCGCGCTTGTCGCGGGCGAGGGGAGCAACCCGCGCGCGCATCAGCGCCATCGCCGGGAACCGCCGCGCGCGCAGCAGCGGCGTTGCGGCAAACACGAAAGCGACCAGCACTCCGTAAGAAGCCGCCGTCAACAGCGCCGCCGGTTCGATCACGAAACCGCTTTGAACCGGCAACAAACCCTGCAGGGCCTGGCTGAGCAGCGGCGTAACCAGCACGCCCGCTGCAAGCCCAAGAGCGCTGCCGACCAACGCTGCGGCGCCGATCTGCAAAGCGTAGATCCGCGCAATATCCCGGCTCGTTGCGCCCAGCACCTTGAGCGTCGCGATCGAGCGGCGCCGGGCTTCGAGATAGGACGCTACGCC comes from Alteripontixanthobacter sp. and encodes:
- the typA gene encoding translational GTPase TypA; translated protein: MSAPRNLRNIAIIAHVDHGKTTLVDQLFRQSGTFRENQRVEERAMDSGDLEKERGITILAKCTSVEWAPEGETDTTRINIVDTPGHADFGAEVERILNMVDGVILLVDSAEGPMPQTKFVTGKALALGLKPIVVVNKIDRPDARPQEVLDECFDLFVSLEANDEQLDFPVLYASGRDGYAAEEDSVRDGTLEPLFKLITTHVPAPGLDPSGPFSFLATLLDRDNFMGRVLTGRVQSGTIKVNDPIHAIDGDGKVIETGRATKLLAFDGLERVPVESAQAGDIIALAGLEAATVANTIADPSVKEAIEAQPIDPPTLAMRFAVNDSPLAGREGDKVTSRMIRDRLAREAETNVAIRVTESADKDSFEVAGRGELQLGVLIETMRREGFELGISRPRVLFREEDGQRMEPYEQVVIDVDDEFSGTVVEKMQRRKAELVDMRPSTSGKTRVTFSAPSRGLIGYHGEFLSDTRGTGIMNRLFEKYDVYKGPIEGRQNGVLISNGAGEAMSYALNMLEERGELFIGGGAKIYEGMIIGENAKPDDLEVNPMKSKQLTNFRSTGKDDSIRLTPPRVMTLEQSIAYIDNDEMVEVTPKSIRLRKAQLDYHERKKAKRKMEA
- a CDS encoding TonB-dependent receptor, with product MTRTTNIFANSSRAALLAGVAAFTLPTAAMAQHGQEVAEPDADQMALETEQQDTGNIIVVTASKRETTLQETPISVSVTSGETIEQAQIRDLNDLQTVAPSLRVNQLQSSANTNFIIRGFGNGANNAGIEPSVGVFIDGVYRSRSAAQIGDLANVQRIEVLRGPQSTLFGKNASAGVISVITREPQFDFGGQIEVSYGNYNAIVVKADVTGPITDTIAVSIDGNYNKRDGYVDVINLGTEINERDRYSVRGQILFEPNSDFKVRVIGDYSKIDELCCFAGNIVAGPTVPAIFGVGGAIDPENIESFDAFLNIPPVNDIDSYGGSVQMDYQAGAIGITSITAYREVESFNQQDVDFSSADIVNQITDQKIETFTQELRFASDFDGPFNFLLGGYYFNEDIAQTGSLQTGAVARPFFELLAGGIGTFSGVEAGLGLPQNSIFAPGPLSNEAYTLNNEAFSIFGTVDFEVTDRLTLTGGFNYTDDQKDFTANVTQFDPLGMVNLVDAFIIGATGGTVTSRAAFQALPAANQAGLLAAATNPAINPLLPLSAFQFQPPFLNIPNAVEDGRTSDSDWSYVGRVSYEFSPMVNIYASYATGFKASSINLSRDSRPLPSDFTPGPGLSAFAAPSSPVTDAGIATANLNTGTRFAGPEEAEVYELGLKVQLDRVGFNIALFDQTLEGFQSNIFTGTGFALANAGEQSTKGVEFDATVNPVDPLVLTFALTYLDPIFDDFPNSSVGDLTGQRPSGIPEYSISTSAVYTHEFGLTGNRLIGRVDYNHESNVNITNGLPAFGPAAEQLFRREVNLVNASLTLALDNGIEAGVWGRNLTNDRFLTTVFDGVAQAGTVSGYLNQPRTYGGTVRFKF
- a CDS encoding RDD family protein, with product MTYAGFWMRVGAYIIDAIILNIVAAVLGFILGIGVGAAGGGEDAGGIIGGVFGVVLSWIYFAAMESSQKQATLGKMALGIVVTDEAGGQISFLRATGRYFAKILSALILLIGFIMVAFTERKQGLHDMLASTLVVKGQPGMVGTDPSVFS
- a CDS encoding DUF805 domain-containing protein, giving the protein MVLPLRRYARFTGRSGRREFWWFSAMQFAVYIVLGLGGFGAIIGPGFSNSGTGVDGIAGREIIGIVGIVGAGLFYIAMFVPTLAVTIRRLHDLGISGWVAVPLYLAGWFLSFLGWIAYAVVMALPSQQKANQYGPPLGEDAVAKIFD
- a CDS encoding FtsX-like permease family protein gives rise to the protein MSWKTAWTIARRDLNARFRGLRLLLVCLFLGTGALAAIGTLTGAIENELGTRGQELLGGDIQIALWQRGPNEEERAALAEYGTLSGGTRLQVVARSEDSTAPIELKAVEDNYPLYGELTLEDGRAVGAPANGQAWVARGVLDRLGIALGDDFIIGTQTVTAAGVIANEPDRLGEGFQLGPTVIVAEDLPGAAGLLQPGAMYRSKTRVAFDANRDPDTVRDELEERFPTAGFEIRTRDRASPGADRFVGRMGEFLTLVGLAALVIAGIGIGGGVASYLEARRRSIATLKVLGATSRDIARIYALQIGAAALVGSALGLAAGVLVTPLLSQALQGLLPVQSGFVIEPAALLTAASYGVLVAFVFAATPLLRARRFPAMALMRARVAPLARDKRAIAWVSLGLVGIVALALLTSRQPQLAGLFLVGAAVVLGLLTALGYAIRALARRAPKPRDPLWRNALANLHRPGSSLTALVTALGFGLSAFVLLAAIQSSIDGNIQQRVPAEAPDYFVLDIPRDRADEFRETVAQQAPGAVIRTVPALRGSVLAFGDPANMTRTADLEDLPDGAWALRGERGLTYAEDVPEGNTVTQGEWWGADYTGDPLVSLDEEFAEAAGLEIGDAITIGLLGVERTATVSNLRRLDWENMSFNYVFVFSPNALQDAPHNLAATVDLPEGSSASGLLRNVVQAFPSSSVIEVGQILTEARIILGQVGLATLAAASIAVLAGLAVLLGAIAAARAARTYDTVVLRVLGASRRQVLAMQLFEYGVLALVLGVVALALGSGLAWLVVVQLFEFDWLPDWGEVFAVLGGGLLLVVAFALGGSLSLLKAKPAQALRAL